The following proteins are co-located in the Microcystis wesenbergii NRERC-220 genome:
- a CDS encoding vWA domain-containing protein yields MASESVVQDRDYTLIIDKSGSMSTADKPSEKTRWQIAQESTLALARKCEEVDPDGITIYLFSGRFRRYDNVTSDKVTQIYQENEPMGRTDLAAVLQDALDNYFQRKTAGKTKPNGETILVITDGEPDDRKAVMRQIIEASRKLDSDQELAISLIQVGHDRQATEFLKALDDQLESAGAKFDIVDTITIDDMEDMTLAEVLLNAITD; encoded by the coding sequence ATGGCCAGTGAAAGTGTTGTACAGGACAGAGATTATACTCTGATTATTGACAAAAGTGGCAGTATGTCCACTGCTGATAAACCCAGCGAGAAAACCCGTTGGCAAATTGCCCAAGAATCCACCCTCGCCTTGGCTAGAAAGTGCGAGGAAGTCGATCCGGACGGCATCACCATCTATCTTTTCTCTGGACGTTTCCGACGCTATGATAATGTTACTTCCGATAAGGTGACACAAATTTATCAAGAAAATGAACCCATGGGGAGGACAGACCTAGCAGCTGTGCTGCAAGATGCCCTTGATAATTATTTTCAGCGCAAAACTGCCGGCAAAACTAAACCCAACGGAGAAACTATTCTGGTGATTACCGACGGAGAACCAGATGATCGCAAAGCGGTGATGCGTCAAATTATCGAAGCTTCTCGAAAACTCGATAGCGATCAAGAATTAGCCATTTCTCTGATTCAAGTAGGCCATGATCGACAAGCGACCGAATTTCTTAAAGCTTTAGACGATCAACTAGAATCGGCAGGGGCTAAATTTGATATCGTTGACACAATTACTATCGATGACATGGAAGATATGACCCTAGCGGAAGTTCTTCTCAACGCCATTACCGATTAA
- a CDS encoding TMEM165/GDT1 family protein — protein sequence MSDSKLIASTEKKPDQPPSWSFWTVFSSTFLTIFFAEIGDKTQLATLLISAESQSPWVVFAGAATALIATSLLGVLIGYWIARRLSPKTLDIGVAILLLLITGLLISDIL from the coding sequence ATGAGTGATAGCAAATTGATCGCCTCAACCGAGAAAAAGCCAGATCAGCCACCTTCTTGGAGTTTTTGGACGGTGTTTAGTTCCACATTCCTGACGATATTTTTTGCTGAAATCGGCGATAAAACCCAATTAGCCACCCTTCTGATCAGCGCTGAATCCCAATCCCCCTGGGTGGTTTTTGCCGGGGCAGCCACCGCTTTAATCGCTACCAGTCTCCTCGGTGTCCTGATCGGTTATTGGATTGCGCGTCGTCTTTCCCCGAAAACTTTAGATATCGGTGTCGCTATCCTTCTCCTTTTGATCACCGGTTTACTCATCAGCGATATTCTCTAA
- a CDS encoding aldo/keto reductase, with the protein MRYKLLGNSGLRVSELCLGTMTFGEDWGWGSDKEESRAVFRAFAEAGGNFLDTANLYTNGTSETLVGEFVKGDREKWVIATKYSLNTRPGDVNACGNHRKNLFQAVEASLKRLGTDYIDLLWLHLWDSLTPIEEVMRAFDDLVRMGKVLYIGISDSPAWIVSQANTLATLRGWTPFIGLQIEYSLKERTPERELLPMAKALNIGVTAWSPLGGGVLTGKYNQPNPVDGRLSMTDQPFQILDRDLKIAETVLEIAREIGKSPAQVALNWLRNRPNSVIPIIGARRLSQLQDNLACLDFNLTGEHRQRLDNISAISLGFPHELLASQFVRDILLGGVAAQLDR; encoded by the coding sequence ATGCGTTACAAACTTTTAGGTAATAGTGGTCTGCGAGTTTCCGAACTATGTCTAGGAACGATGACATTCGGGGAAGATTGGGGTTGGGGGTCGGATAAAGAAGAAAGTCGGGCGGTTTTTCGGGCTTTTGCGGAAGCGGGCGGCAATTTTCTCGATACTGCTAATCTCTACACTAACGGAACCAGTGAAACATTAGTGGGGGAATTTGTCAAGGGCGATCGAGAAAAATGGGTAATCGCCACCAAATATTCTCTCAACACGCGCCCCGGCGATGTCAATGCCTGCGGAAATCATCGAAAAAACCTCTTTCAAGCGGTAGAAGCTAGTTTAAAGCGTTTAGGTACTGATTACATCGATTTACTCTGGCTTCATCTTTGGGACTCTCTCACTCCTATCGAAGAAGTGATGCGCGCTTTCGATGATTTAGTCAGGATGGGAAAGGTCCTTTATATCGGCATTTCTGACAGTCCTGCTTGGATTGTCTCCCAAGCGAACACCCTGGCCACCCTGCGGGGATGGACACCCTTTATCGGACTACAAATAGAATATTCTCTCAAGGAACGCACCCCCGAACGGGAATTATTGCCTATGGCCAAAGCATTAAACATCGGGGTGACAGCTTGGAGTCCCCTGGGAGGAGGAGTTTTAACGGGAAAATATAATCAACCCAACCCCGTCGATGGTCGTTTAAGCATGACCGACCAACCTTTTCAAATTCTCGATCGCGATCTGAAAATTGCCGAGACTGTCCTGGAGATTGCCAGAGAAATCGGGAAATCACCGGCACAAGTGGCATTAAATTGGCTCAGAAATCGCCCTAACTCCGTAATTCCTATCATTGGCGCTCGAAGATTGTCCCAATTGCAGGATAATCTCGCCTGTCTGGACTTTAACCTCACCGGGGAACATCGGCAACGACTCGATAATATCAGTGCCATTTCTCTTGGTTTTCCCCACGAACTTTTAGCCAGTCAATTTGTTCGCGATATCCTATTAGGAGGAGTAGCGGCACAATTGGACCGATGA
- the psb35 gene encoding photosystem II assembly protein Psb35, giving the protein MYLLLEVASGKFPVYFVAVYVVGFLAAVSIGSIAWYNSKRPVGWEDAQRPDIIPEVKTEVDSDSQS; this is encoded by the coding sequence ATGTATCTACTCCTAGAAGTGGCCAGTGGCAAATTCCCCGTTTATTTTGTGGCAGTTTATGTGGTCGGTTTTCTCGCTGCTGTCAGCATTGGTTCGATCGCTTGGTATAATTCTAAACGCCCAGTCGGTTGGGAAGATGCCCAAAGACCCGATATTATCCCCGAAGTGAAGACCGAGGTGGATTCTGATTCTCAATCCTAG
- a CDS encoding ABC transporter permease subunit, whose amino-acid sequence MSALLEGLFNGISIGSVLLLAALGLAIVFGLMGVINLAHGELMMLGAYSTFVVQNVFKGFGSPLFDTYVLFALPIAFLVSGLAGLLLERGVIRFLYGRPLETLLATWGVSLILQQFVRSVNGLLVISLIVLCLLFFGAMTVLSRRLDWERIRNLAIGVTLPLSLAIAGLLGYLLSFNPVLARPWFSARNVDVTAPAWLRGGLPLPGFQMPYTRLFIIILTAICLLGTYWFLNKSSWGLRIRAVTQNRQMSACLGIPTNQVDALTFALGSGLAGVAGCAISFLGSVGPNVGQNYIVDTFMVVVVGGVGNLLGTIIAAMAIGVANYLIGSGTFALIFGSVEALKPLTDFFTFFSTTSMAKVMIFALIIAFLQFKPAGIFPPKGRTAEL is encoded by the coding sequence GTGTCAGCATTATTGGAAGGATTATTTAATGGTATTAGTATCGGTTCTGTGCTATTGCTGGCCGCTTTAGGACTAGCGATTGTTTTCGGACTGATGGGGGTGATTAATCTCGCTCACGGTGAGTTAATGATGTTAGGGGCCTACAGTACTTTTGTGGTGCAGAATGTCTTTAAAGGTTTCGGTTCTCCCCTCTTTGATACTTATGTTTTATTCGCCCTACCGATCGCTTTTTTAGTGTCGGGATTGGCGGGATTATTATTAGAAAGGGGGGTGATTAGGTTCCTCTACGGCAGACCCCTAGAAACGCTGCTGGCCACTTGGGGAGTCAGCTTAATTCTGCAGCAATTTGTCAGAAGTGTCAACGGGTTATTAGTAATTAGTTTAATAGTTTTATGTCTGTTATTTTTTGGGGCGATGACGGTGTTAAGTCGTCGCTTAGATTGGGAGAGAATTCGCAATTTAGCTATCGGTGTCACCCTGCCTTTATCCCTAGCTATCGCTGGATTATTAGGCTATCTTTTATCTTTTAATCCCGTTCTCGCTAGACCCTGGTTTAGTGCCAGAAACGTCGATGTCACGGCTCCTGCTTGGTTACGGGGAGGTTTACCTTTACCCGGTTTTCAAATGCCCTACACCCGTCTATTTATTATTATTTTGACTGCCATTTGTTTGTTAGGGACTTATTGGTTTTTAAATAAATCTTCTTGGGGTTTACGCATTCGTGCCGTCACCCAAAATCGCCAGATGAGTGCCTGTTTAGGCATTCCGACAAATCAAGTGGATGCTTTGACTTTTGCCCTCGGTTCGGGATTAGCTGGAGTTGCCGGTTGTGCGATTAGTTTTTTGGGTTCCGTCGGTCCAAACGTGGGACAAAATTATATCGTTGATACCTTCATGGTAGTGGTGGTGGGGGGAGTGGGTAATCTCCTGGGAACTATTATCGCAGCTATGGCCATCGGTGTGGCTAATTATTTAATTGGTTCGGGAACTTTTGCCCTGATTTTTGGTTCCGTAGAAGCACTAAAACCCCTAACGGATTTCTTCACCTTTTTCTCCACCACTAGCATGGCAAAAGTGATGATTTTTGCTTTAATTATTGCTTTCTTGCAATTCAAACCTGCGGGAATTTTTCCTCCTAAAGGACGTACTGCCGAGTTATAG
- the urtC gene encoding urea ABC transporter permease subunit UrtC — protein sequence MITETITRNESRQREKKKLITEIAVIVGLVVIFAVLLPLALSAFRLRLLGRFLSLAIVALGIDLIWGYTGLLSLGHGIFFALGGYALAMYLNLQLPPGQLPEFFTLYGVTELPFVWQPFYSLPLTILALIIVPAIMAALLGYLIFRNRIKGVYFSILTQAALLVFFNFFNGQQKLINGTNGLKTDTQTIFGLLVGSDAVQVAFYLLTIVCLLAIYLLCRWLTTGRFGRLLVAIRDDEVRVRFSGYDPTWFKVLVFAISGAIAGVAGALYTVQTGIITPNSMDVAFSIEMVIWVAVGGRATLVGAVIGTLLVRLAQTFLSEQFPEVWVFFQGALFLIVVTVLPDGILGGIKRLLTHFGFRKTLITYPSIEEDPEAQLEKEELEHK from the coding sequence ATGATTACCGAAACCATCACTAGAAACGAATCCCGACAACGGGAAAAGAAAAAGTTAATCACGGAAATCGCTGTTATTGTTGGATTGGTGGTCATCTTTGCGGTGTTACTGCCCTTAGCTTTGTCGGCTTTCCGTTTGCGTTTATTGGGGCGATTTCTTTCCCTGGCTATTGTCGCTTTGGGGATAGATTTAATCTGGGGTTATACGGGTTTATTAAGTCTTGGTCATGGCATCTTTTTTGCCCTCGGTGGTTACGCTTTGGCCATGTACCTAAATCTTCAGTTACCACCGGGACAACTGCCCGAATTTTTTACTCTCTACGGGGTGACAGAATTACCTTTTGTTTGGCAACCTTTTTATTCCCTACCTTTGACAATTCTAGCCCTAATTATCGTACCAGCGATCATGGCGGCATTATTAGGTTATTTAATCTTCCGCAATCGCATTAAAGGGGTTTATTTCTCGATTTTAACCCAAGCGGCTTTACTGGTATTTTTTAACTTTTTTAACGGCCAACAAAAGTTAATTAACGGCACTAATGGCTTAAAAACCGATACCCAAACAATTTTCGGGTTACTGGTGGGTTCCGATGCCGTTCAAGTGGCCTTTTATTTACTCACAATTGTCTGTTTACTGGCTATTTATCTCCTCTGTCGTTGGTTAACTACGGGCAGATTTGGGCGCTTGTTAGTCGCCATTCGCGATGACGAGGTGCGGGTTCGTTTTTCTGGTTATGATCCTACTTGGTTTAAGGTGTTAGTTTTTGCCATTTCTGGGGCGATTGCTGGTGTTGCCGGCGCTCTTTATACGGTGCAAACGGGAATTATCACCCCTAACTCTATGGATGTGGCTTTTTCCATTGAAATGGTGATTTGGGTGGCTGTGGGGGGACGTGCTACCCTTGTGGGGGCAGTTATCGGTACTTTATTAGTACGCCTAGCCCAAACTTTTTTAAGCGAACAATTTCCGGAAGTCTGGGTATTTTTCCAAGGGGCCCTATTCCTAATTGTGGTGACAGTGCTTCCCGATGGTATTCTCGGTGGGATTAAACGTTTGCTGACTCATTTTGGTTTCCGCAAAACTTTAATCACCTATCCTAGTATTGAGGAAGATCCAGAAGCGCAACTGGAAAAAGAAGAATTAGAGCATAAGTGA
- the urtA gene encoding urea ABC transporter substrate-binding protein, translating into MSNLGRRKFLLYGSAALGTSILLKACGGNQSQTPTASPSPAASPAPASGETIKVGILHSLSGTMAISETSVVDAEKLAIEEINAAGGVLGKQIEAVVEDGASDWPTFAEKATKLIDQDKVATVFGCWTSASRKAVLPVFEAKNHMLWYPVQYEGQECSRNIFYTGAAPNQQIEPAVTWLLENKGKKFFLVGSDYVFPRTANTIIKEQLKAKGGETVGEDYLPLGNTEVTPIITKIKQALPDGGVIFNTLNGDSNVAFFKQLQAAGLTPDKYPVMSVSVAEEEVKQIGKEYLLGQYACWNYFQTVDTPANKKFVEAFRAKFGQERVTNDPMEAAYIMVYLWKQAVEQAGTADDLDKVRAAAVGQKFDAPEGPVQMFPNHHISKTVRIGQVRDDGLFDIVWSTPGVVDPQPWNQFVPETKGFACDWTDPAKGGKFKMEKS; encoded by the coding sequence ATGTCAAATTTAGGACGACGTAAATTTCTCCTGTACGGTTCTGCCGCTCTGGGAACCAGTATTCTGTTAAAAGCTTGCGGTGGCAATCAAAGCCAAACCCCCACGGCTAGTCCTAGCCCGGCTGCTAGTCCCGCCCCGGCTTCTGGAGAGACAATTAAGGTGGGTATTCTGCACTCCCTCAGTGGCACCATGGCCATCAGTGAAACCAGCGTAGTTGATGCGGAAAAACTGGCGATCGAGGAAATCAATGCCGCCGGTGGTGTTCTTGGTAAACAGATCGAGGCAGTGGTGGAAGATGGCGCTTCCGATTGGCCAACTTTTGCCGAAAAAGCCACCAAACTGATCGATCAGGACAAAGTTGCGACTGTCTTCGGTTGTTGGACTTCCGCCAGTCGTAAGGCGGTTTTACCCGTGTTTGAAGCCAAAAACCATATGCTCTGGTATCCTGTCCAGTACGAGGGTCAAGAGTGTTCTAGAAATATCTTCTACACTGGGGCCGCCCCCAACCAACAGATCGAGCCGGCAGTGACTTGGTTGCTGGAAAATAAAGGGAAAAAATTCTTCCTCGTCGGTTCCGACTACGTTTTTCCCCGCACTGCCAACACGATTATTAAAGAGCAGTTAAAGGCGAAAGGTGGCGAAACCGTGGGCGAAGACTACCTACCCCTAGGTAACACGGAAGTTACCCCGATTATCACCAAAATTAAGCAAGCTTTACCCGATGGCGGCGTTATTTTCAACACCCTCAACGGTGACAGTAATGTGGCTTTCTTTAAACAACTGCAAGCGGCCGGTTTAACTCCCGATAAATATCCGGTCATGTCGGTGAGTGTTGCCGAGGAAGAAGTTAAACAGATCGGTAAGGAATATCTCCTCGGTCAATACGCTTGTTGGAACTATTTCCAAACCGTAGATACCCCCGCTAACAAGAAATTTGTTGAGGCTTTTCGAGCTAAATTCGGTCAGGAGCGCGTCACTAACGACCCGATGGAGGCGGCCTACATCATGGTCTATCTCTGGAAGCAAGCGGTGGAACAAGCGGGAACCGCCGATGATCTTGACAAAGTTCGCGCCGCCGCCGTGGGACAAAAATTCGATGCTCCCGAAGGACCGGTGCAAATGTTCCCTAATCATCATATCTCCAAAACCGTCCGCATTGGTCAGGTGAGAGATGATGGTCTATTTGACATCGTTTGGTCAACTCCGGGAGTGGTGGATCCGCAACCTTGGAACCAATTTGTCCCCGAAACTAAGGGCTTTGCCTGTGACTGGACGGATCCGGCCAAGGGCGGTAAATTCAAAATGGAAAAATCCTAG
- a CDS encoding IS4 family transposase codes for MLENELGRARYLLLLMIVGTWQILKQAKLEILAEALPIPILFESRRKKLKRFLKLEILNIEKIWFLCLKEMLKQQQRFTTKGLAYIAIDRTSWGAINILMVSLIYDKRAIPIYGEILDKKGSSNLEEQQRVLEKTLTVLSGHKIVVLGDREFCSVSLGKWLQKQSLYFCLRQKKSTNVKTKEGIYQEMRALGLSPGTQLFLNDVNLTKEKGFGEFNLAGKWKKTYRGFPTKEPWYILTNFGDLETAIMAYQKRFDIEEMFRDFKSGGYSLEGSQLAPKYLSKLIIVIAIAYTSATLQGKKIKDMGIQKYVTRPEKRYKGQRRHSSFYVGQHLYHWLQLHQMFPKNIEELMQISRYRLKDYIKGQRAISLALSTF; via the coding sequence GTGTTAGAAAATGAACTGGGACGAGCCAGATATCTACTGTTGTTAATGATAGTTGGAACCTGGCAAATACTAAAGCAAGCTAAGTTAGAGATATTAGCTGAAGCCTTACCAATACCAATCCTGTTTGAGAGTCGGAGAAAAAAACTAAAAAGATTTTTAAAGCTGGAAATTCTGAATATTGAAAAAATCTGGTTTCTCTGCCTAAAAGAGATGTTAAAACAGCAGCAGAGATTCACAACAAAAGGATTAGCGTATATTGCTATAGACCGGACAAGTTGGGGAGCAATAAATATCTTGATGGTGAGTCTAATTTATGACAAGAGAGCCATCCCAATCTATGGGGAGATATTAGATAAAAAAGGAAGTAGTAATCTCGAAGAACAGCAGCGAGTATTAGAAAAAACATTGACCGTGCTATCAGGTCATAAAATCGTGGTGTTAGGAGATAGAGAATTTTGCTCGGTCAGTCTTGGAAAGTGGCTTCAGAAGCAGAGTTTATACTTTTGCTTAAGACAAAAAAAAAGTACAAATGTCAAGACAAAAGAAGGAATTTATCAAGAAATGAGAGCCTTAGGTTTAAGTCCAGGAACTCAACTATTTTTAAATGATGTTAATCTTACAAAAGAGAAGGGATTTGGCGAGTTTAACTTAGCGGGTAAGTGGAAAAAAACCTATCGGGGTTTTCCAACAAAAGAGCCTTGGTATATTCTGACTAACTTTGGAGATTTAGAGACGGCAATAATGGCCTATCAAAAAAGATTTGATATTGAGGAGATGTTCCGAGATTTTAAGTCGGGAGGCTATAGCTTAGAAGGTTCTCAATTAGCACCGAAATACCTATCAAAGCTGATAATTGTTATAGCTATCGCCTATACAAGTGCCACACTGCAAGGTAAAAAAATTAAGGATATGGGAATCCAAAAATATGTCACAAGACCTGAAAAAAGATATAAAGGTCAACGCAGACACAGCAGTTTTTATGTGGGTCAACATCTCTATCATTGGCTCCAGCTACATCAAATGTTCCCAAAAAATATAGAAGAGCTAATGCAAATTAGCCGCTATCGGTTGAAGGATTACATCAAAGGACAAAGAGCGATATCGCTTGCCCTATCTACCTTCTAG
- a CDS encoding gamma-glutamylcyclotransferase family protein codes for MMEVFVYGTLKPKESNYSAYCAGKVLNSKTAYTKGHLYHLTALGYPGLTEGDGWVKGILLTFNADYDIGLLDGLEDYQPGRSPEENEYQRRRIPIYNLERELIGEAWGYMMTPAKIAFHGGIWLPSGWWTGSDRE; via the coding sequence ATGATGGAAGTCTTTGTTTATGGAACCCTGAAACCGAAGGAGAGTAACTATTCTGCCTACTGTGCGGGAAAAGTGCTCAACTCTAAAACCGCCTACACAAAGGGGCATTTATACCATCTTACCGCCCTCGGTTATCCCGGACTGACCGAGGGGGATGGCTGGGTCAAGGGAATTTTATTGACTTTTAACGCAGATTATGATATAGGGCTTTTGGATGGTTTGGAAGATTATCAACCCGGCAGATCTCCAGAAGAAAACGAGTATCAGCGTCGCAGAATTCCTATTTATAATCTAGAGCGAGAATTGATCGGCGAAGCTTGGGGATATATGATGACACCGGCAAAAATAGCTTTTCATGGCGGTATTTGGCTGCCTTCCGGTTGGTGGACCGGTAGCGATCGAGAATAG
- a CDS encoding TMEM165/GDT1 family protein, with translation MNWQLFGLTFITVFLAEIGDKSQLVAIALGGSSKSPKAVFFGSITALICTSFLGVLAGGSMAQLFPAKILKAIAAIGFALLAVRLLWPDSD, from the coding sequence ATGAATTGGCAATTATTCGGACTGACATTTATCACGGTTTTTTTGGCAGAAATCGGCGATAAAAGTCAATTAGTAGCGATCGCTCTCGGTGGCAGTTCCAAATCACCTAAAGCTGTCTTTTTTGGCTCAATTACCGCCTTAATCTGCACCAGTTTCTTAGGAGTCCTTGCGGGGGGCAGTATGGCGCAATTATTCCCCGCTAAGATCTTAAAAGCGATAGCGGCCATCGGTTTTGCTCTGCTTGCTGTCCGGCTGCTTTGGCCAGATTCGGATTGA
- a CDS encoding tetratricopeptide repeat protein translates to MKRTYPTDYNHALRLNAKSSKTYSNRGAVYNDLKEYLKAINDCNKAINLDPKLSGAYFHRGLAYAKLGNPQKALADYNKAINLNPYDADAYLQRG, encoded by the coding sequence ATGAAACGAACCTACCCGACTGACTATAACCACGCCCTTCGCCTCAATGCTAAATCCAGTAAAACTTACAGTAACCGAGGGGCTGTTTATAATGACTTAAAAGAATACTTAAAGGCGATCAACGACTGTAACAAAGCTATTAACCTCGATCCTAAATTGTCCGGAGCTTACTTTCATCGAGGGTTGGCTTATGCCAAATTAGGAAACCCTCAAAAAGCACTCGCCGACTATAACAAAGCTATTAACCTCAATCCTTATGATGCTGACGCTTACCTTCAGCGAGGCTGA
- the urtD gene encoding urea ABC transporter ATP-binding protein UrtD: MTGKILEIENLTVSFGGFKALNNLNFSMDTGELRVIIGPNGAGKTTFLDVITGKVQPTIGRVLFKGRDLRKIPEFAIARLGIGRKFQTPRVYLNLTVRENLDLVSNRNKNVFSTLFGRPPLEDSRKVIGLLETIGLTAKADLPASLLSHGEKQRLEIGQLVAQSPDLLLVDEPVAGLTDEETENVGNLLLNLAESHSIIVIEHDMEFVRQIARKVTVLHQGTVLCEGNMEQIQNDPKVIEVYLGSSEE, encoded by the coding sequence ATGACTGGAAAAATCCTAGAAATCGAGAATCTTACCGTTAGTTTTGGGGGTTTTAAGGCTCTCAATAATCTTAATTTCAGTATGGATACGGGAGAATTGCGGGTGATTATCGGTCCCAATGGTGCGGGAAAAACCACTTTTTTAGATGTGATTACGGGGAAAGTGCAACCCACCATCGGACGGGTATTATTTAAAGGTCGAGATCTCCGCAAAATTCCCGAATTTGCGATCGCTCGTTTAGGTATCGGTCGCAAATTTCAAACTCCTAGGGTATATTTAAATCTAACTGTCCGAGAAAATCTCGATTTAGTTAGCAATCGCAATAAAAATGTTTTCTCAACTCTTTTCGGTCGTCCTCCCCTAGAAGATAGCAGAAAAGTTATTGGTTTATTGGAAACTATCGGGTTAACTGCTAAAGCTGATTTACCCGCTTCTTTACTGTCCCACGGCGAAAAACAACGCTTAGAAATTGGTCAATTAGTGGCCCAGTCACCAGACTTACTGCTAGTAGATGAACCCGTGGCAGGATTAACCGATGAGGAAACGGAAAACGTGGGTAATTTGTTGTTAAATCTAGCGGAAAGTCATTCGATTATTGTCATCGAACACGATATGGAATTTGTCCGGCAAATTGCTCGCAAAGTCACGGTTTTACACCAAGGAACTGTTCTATGTGAGGGGAATATGGAGCAAATTCAAAATGATCCGAAAGTTATTGAAGTTTATCTAGGTTCCTCGGAAGAATAA
- the glgA gene encoding glycogen synthase GlgA, which yields MRILFVGAEAAPIAKVGGMGDVIGALPKVLRQLGHDVRIFLPYYGFLAEKMDIPSEPIWSGFAMFQDFLVYETVLPDTDIPLYLFGHLAFSGRNIYGGEDEAWRFTLFANGAAEFAWNYWKPQVIHCHDWHTGMIPVWMHQDPDISTVFTIHNLAYQGPWREALEKMTWCPWYMQGDNTMAAAVQFANRVTTVSPTYARQIQTPIYGENLEGLLSYISGNLVGIVNGIDTEVYNPAKDVYLKQNFTPETIEKRLANKIALQEEVGLQVSKNAFVMGMVTRLVEQKGIDLVMQILDRFLTYTDAQLIILGTGDRYYETQLWEMTSRFRGRMSLHLLYSDALSRRIYGGADALLMPSRFEPCGISQLMAMRYGCIPMVRRTGGLVDTVSFHDPIQEKGTGFSFDRYEPLDLFTCMIRTWESFRYKQDWQKLQQRAMTQDFSWYKSALEYLKIYKQITGQSEQLSDEEKDKFVALTSS from the coding sequence ATGCGAATTCTATTTGTGGGTGCCGAGGCCGCCCCAATTGCCAAAGTTGGGGGAATGGGGGACGTAATTGGGGCATTACCGAAAGTCTTGCGTCAGCTAGGTCATGACGTGCGGATTTTCCTGCCCTACTACGGTTTTCTCGCGGAAAAAATGGATATCCCTTCCGAACCCATTTGGTCAGGATTCGCCATGTTTCAGGATTTTTTGGTCTATGAGACGGTTTTACCCGATACGGATATTCCTCTCTACCTCTTTGGTCATCTAGCTTTTTCTGGACGCAATATCTACGGAGGCGAAGATGAGGCCTGGCGATTTACCCTATTTGCCAATGGTGCAGCGGAATTCGCATGGAATTACTGGAAACCGCAAGTTATTCACTGTCATGATTGGCATACGGGCATGATTCCCGTCTGGATGCACCAAGACCCCGATATTAGCACCGTTTTTACTATCCATAATCTCGCCTACCAGGGGCCTTGGCGGGAGGCGTTAGAAAAAATGACTTGGTGTCCTTGGTATATGCAGGGCGATAATACCATGGCCGCGGCGGTTCAATTTGCTAATCGCGTCACTACCGTTTCTCCTACCTATGCCCGTCAAATACAGACCCCCATTTATGGCGAAAATTTAGAGGGATTATTGTCCTATATTTCCGGCAATCTGGTGGGGATTGTCAACGGCATCGATACGGAGGTGTATAACCCGGCTAAAGATGTTTATCTTAAGCAGAATTTTACCCCAGAAACCATCGAAAAACGTCTGGCCAATAAAATTGCCCTGCAAGAAGAAGTGGGGCTACAGGTCAGTAAAAATGCCTTTGTCATGGGGATGGTGACGCGTTTGGTAGAACAAAAAGGCATTGATCTAGTGATGCAAATTTTAGATCGCTTTCTCACCTATACTGATGCTCAATTGATTATTTTGGGTACAGGCGATCGCTATTATGAAACCCAACTGTGGGAGATGACTTCCCGTTTCCGGGGGCGAATGTCCCTGCATCTTCTCTACAGTGATGCCCTTTCCCGTCGCATCTATGGGGGGGCCGATGCTTTGTTAATGCCTTCCCGTTTTGAACCCTGTGGCATTTCCCAATTAATGGCCATGCGTTACGGTTGCATCCCCATGGTACGCCGCACCGGTGGTTTAGTCGATACGGTATCTTTCCACGACCCAATTCAGGAAAAAGGAACAGGATTTAGTTTCGATCGCTATGAACCTTTAGACCTGTTTACCTGTATGATCCGGACTTGGGAAAGTTTCCGTTATAAACAGGATTGGCAAAAACTACAGCAACGGGCAATGACTCAAGATTTTAGTTGGTATAAATCCGCTTTGGAATATCTCAAAATCTACAAACAAATCACCGGACAATCGGAGCAATTATCCGATGAGGAAAAAGATAAATTTGTCGCCCTGACTAGCAGTTAA